The following proteins come from a genomic window of Panicum hallii strain FIL2 chromosome 8, PHallii_v3.1, whole genome shotgun sequence:
- the LOC112902089 gene encoding putative disease resistance protein RGA3: protein MATILESLVGSCAKKLQDVISEEAILILGVKEELTELQRRMEQIRHFVNDAEQRSTKESAVNNWLNQLRDAMYDADDVIDLARSKGSKLLPDHSLSLSSKSSTCTGLSLSSCFSNIQTRHEVAVKIRSLNKRIDNISKDEVFSSLASRQSIEKVSAPKHIRSSNLVEPNLVGKEVRHACRKLVDLLLEHKDKRSYKIAIVGTGGVGKTTLAQKIYNDQKINGCFDKQAWVCVSKDYSEVTILKEILRKFEVQYMQDESIDELQSRLKLAIQEKSFFLVLDDAWQSDIWENLLSTPLHAAATGIILLTSRLDTVAVEIGVDHTHRVDLMSVDVGWELLWKSMGINQEKEVQNLRDLGIDIVRRCGCLPLAIKVVARVLSRKEQTENEWNKFSRKDAWSVSKLEIPSALYISYEELPLCLKPCFLYCAMFPEHAVIYRDDITRMWVAEGFIDELGGQLLEDTAEEYYYELIYRNLLQPNYVFPDLSRCRVHDLLRQLACHLSREECFVGDPGSIRVSVLSKFRRISAVTEKDIVVLPSMDKDQYKVRAWRTSYEKSLRVDNTIFRRLPYIRVLDLTGSVIQSIPNCVGRLIHLRLLDLDGTDISCLPESICCLINLQILNLQRCHALHTLPLGITRLCNLRRLGLAGTPINQVPKGIAKLKLLNDIGGFPVGGGSDNSARTQDGWSLEELGPLFELRKLDMDKLERASPCSTESLLLDKKFLKLLCLHCTERTDEPYSERDIINIERAFEKLIPPQSIEDIVIVDFFGRRFPTWLNTATHFPSLMYLNLLDCKSCVHLPPIGQLPNLKYLRINGATAVIKIGPEFAGYGVGNPGSAQAVAFPKLETLYIKDMPNWEEWTFVVEDEEEATAAAAGKEGGEDGAAAEQKWEAPPPRLQLLPRLKELFLTRCPNLRALPRQLGLEATSLKVFHLRDVDSIKVVENLPFLSEILLIAGCEGLGRVSNIPKMRELRVSRCPNLRRVEELCNLERLWLGEGMESLSSYWVPGLKEQCQKLHGETLDIYTWPRT from the coding sequence ATGGCAACCATACTAGAATCTTTAGTTGGATCGTGTGCTAAGAAGTTGCAAGATGTCATTTCAGAGGAGGCCATACTAATTTTAGGGGTAAAAGAAGAGCTCACAGAACTGCAGAGAAGAATGGAGCAAATACGACACTTTGTTAATGATGCGGAGCAAAGGAGCACAAAAGAATCAGCTGTTAATAATTGGCTCAATCAGCTAAGAGATGCCATGTATGACGCCGATGATGTTATTGACTTGGCTAGATCTAAAGGAAGCAAACTATTGCCGGATCATTCTTTGTCATTATCAAGCAAATCAAGTACATGCACCGGCCTTTCCCTTTCCTCTTGCTTTTCTAATATCCAGACACGTCATGAGGTTGCTGTTAAGATTCGAAGCCTGAACAAAAGAATAGACAATATTTCAAAGGATGAAGTATTTTCATCACTGGCAAGTAGACAATCTATTGAAAAAGTTTCAGCACCGAAACACATAAGAAGTTCCAACCTTGTTGAACCCAACCTTGTGGGTAAGGAGGTCAGACATGCTTGCAGAAAACTAGTAGATTTGCTACTTGAACATAAGGATAAGAGGTCTTACAAGATTGCCATTGTTGGAACAGGAGGAGTTGGTAAGACAACACTAGCACAGAAAATTTACAATGACCAAAAAATAAACGGGTGCTTTGACAAACAAGCATGGGTTTGTGTCTCCAAAGATTACTCCGAGGTTACTATTCTGAAGGAGATTCTTCGAAAATTTGAAGTACAGTACATGCAAGATGAATCGATTGATGAGCTCCAAAGCAGGCTAAAATTAGCCATCCAAGAGAAGAGCTTCTTTCTTGTGTTGGATGATGCGTGGCAGTCTGACATTTGGGAAAATTTACTGAGCACCCCATTGCATGCTGCAGCCACAGGGATAATTCTGTTGACATCTCGACTCGACACTGTTGCTGTAGAAATTGGGGTGGACCATACACACCGAGTTGACTTAATGTCGGTGGACGTAGGATGGGAGTTGCTTTGGAAGAGCATGGGAATCAACCAAGAAAAAGAAGTGCAAAATCTGCGAGACTTAGGAATAGATATTGTTCGCAGATGTGGCTGTCTTCCTCTTGCAATTAAGGTTGTTGCAAGGGTTTTATCCAGGAAAGAACAAACTGAGAATGAATGGAACAAGTTTTCAAGAAAAGATGCTTGGTCCGTGAGCAAACTTGAAATACCAAGTGCTTTATATATAAGTTATGAAGAGCTACCACTCTGTTTGAAGCCGTGTTTTCTCTATTGTGCCATGTTTCCTGAACATGCAGTTATTTACCGTGATGATATAACCAGGATGTGGGTGGCTGAAGGCTTCATTGATGAGCTAGGTGGCCAACTATTGGAAGATACAGCTGAAGAATACTATTATGAGTTGATATATCGGAATCTCCTCCAACCAAATTATGTATTTCCTGATCTTAGTCGATGCAGAGTGCATGACCTATTAAGGCAGCTTGCTTGTCATTTATCTAGAGAAGAATGTTTTGTTGGTGATCCAGGATCAATAAGAGTTAGTGTCTTGAGTAAATTTAGACGTATTTCAGCAGTCACTGAGAAGGATATAGTGGTGCTACCTAGCATGGATAAGGATCAATATAAAGTTAGAGCTTGGAGAACATCTTATGAAAAGTCACTGAGAGTTGATAATACAATATTTAGAAGACTTCCATATATTCGAGTTTTGGATCTAACTGGGTCAGTTATACAAAGTATTCCAAATTGTGTTGGAAGATTGATCCATCTACGGTTACTTGATCTTGATGGAACTGACATATCCTGTCTTCCTGAGTCCATTTGTTGTCTCATAAACCTTCAGATATTGAACTTGCAGCGGTGCCATGCTTTGCATACTCTCCCTTTAGGAATCACTCGGTTGTGCAACTTGAGACGCCTTGGTCTTGCTGGAACACCAATAAACCAGGTTCCAAAAGGGATTGCTAAATTGAAGCTCCTGAATGATATTGGAGGATTTCCGGTTGGTGGTGGCAGTGATAATAGTGCCAGAACGCAAGATGGATGGAGCCTAGAAGAGCTGGGTCCTCTTTTTGAGCTGAGGAAGCTTGATATGGATAAATTGGAGAGAGCATCTCCTTGTAGCACAGAATCATTGTTACTGGACAAAAAGTTTCTCAAACTACTCTGTTTACATTGTACTGAACGTACAGATGAACCATATAGTGAAAGGGATATAATCAATATAGAGAGGGCGTTTGAGAAGCTAATCCCTCCACAGAGCATTGAAGATATAGTTATTGTAGATTTCTTTGGTCGGAGGTTTCCCACCTGGCTTAATACTGCTACACATTTTCCATCATTGATGTATTTGAATCTTCTTGATTGCAAATCATGTGTGCATCTTCCTCCAATTGGGCAGCTCCCCAACCTGAAATATCTGAGAATCAACGGAGCCACTGCAGTCatcaagattggacccgaattTGCTGGCTACGGGGTGGGTAATCCCGGATCTGCACAGGCAGTTGCTTTCCCCAAGCTTGAAACGCTGTACATCAAGGATATGCCCAACTGGGAGGAGTGGACCTTTGTtgttgaagatgaagaagaagcgacagcagcagcagcaggtaaGGAAGGGGGAGAGGACGGAGCTGCTGCAGAGCAAAAGTGGGAAGCCCCTCCTCCAAGGCTGCAGCTGCTGCCACGTTTGAAGGAGTTGTTTCTTACACGCTGCCCCAATCTGAGAGCTCTCCCACGGCAGCTTGGACTGGAGGCCACCAGCTTGAAGGTGTTCCACTTAAGAGATGTGGATAGCATTAAGGTGGTGGAGAACCTCCCGTTCCTCTCTGAGATACTTTTAATTGCCGGATGTGAAGGCCTAGGGAGGGTCTCCAATATTCCCAAAATGAGGGAGCTGCGGGTAAGTCGCTGCCCAAATTTAAGGCGTGTTGAGGAGCTTTGCAATTTGGAGCGGCTGTGGCTGGGCGAGGGTATGGAGTCCCTCTCCTCATATTGGGTGCCTGGGCTCAAAGAGCAGTGCCAAAAACTTCATGGGGAAACACTGGACATTTACACATGGCCTCGAACATGA